The Globicephala melas chromosome X, mGloMel1.2, whole genome shotgun sequence genome window below encodes:
- the TRPC5OS gene encoding putative uncharacterized protein TRPC5OS: MESVSTPVLVGGLVDCVAQLVRIAEELLRLISQEPVPCEEQDDRAEQIETDAPLSEEASLPDLADLPDLESILTQREDEDLTFDTDQPMLDTELYEEALSSINNDLSR; the protein is encoded by the coding sequence ATGGAGTCTGTGTCAACCCCTGTACTAGTTGGTGGACTTGTTGATTGTGTAGCCCAGTTAGTTAGAATAGCTGAAGAGCTTCTACGGTTGATTTCACAAGAACCAGTTCCTTGTGAAGAGCAAGATGACAGAGCAGAACAGATAGAAACAGATGCACCTCTTTCCGAGGAAGCTTCACTACCAGACCTTGCTGATCTCCCAGACTTAGAATCGATACTTACACAAAGAGAAGACGAAGACTTAACCTTTGATACAGATCAACCTATGTTAGACACAGAATTATATGAAGAAGCACTCTCTAGTATTAACAATGACCTAAGTAGATAA